A window of the Streptomyces griseochromogenes genome harbors these coding sequences:
- a CDS encoding MFS transporter translates to MHRRVRSSESTKTLRARLAALDVGGRHRRVRRGGKRRAPSEALATLRARDFRRYLIGQLVSNTGTWMQRAAQDLLVLHLTGNSGSAVGVLTALQFLPQTLFGLSGGVFADRFTKRRLLIVTQSAMGVQSLVLGVLTVTGAVSLWAVYVLAFLLGTATALDNPARNAFVSELVGSQRLANAVSLNSAQFNVARAIGPAAAGLAVAAADTGPVFLINAASYLAVLYGLIVIREDELHAPKEKNRGNIRLSDAFRVIRGTPELLLPITVIAFVGTFGFNFQVTISLIAITVFNSGSAAYGYLSAAYAVGSLIGALRGAGRRRPPTARRLVTATVVFGTLEALAGLMPGYGTFLLILLPTGLASVTVMTTANAMTQLNADPSMRGRILSVYLLVLLGGTPVGAPLVGLVSDSLGARFSLILGGAISAVAAVGLSAVITTRSRTTQESTPLTAVASPPPIGIDGRFHPESAAQCVASRTRRSA, encoded by the coding sequence ATGCACCGCCGTGTCCGCAGCAGCGAGAGCACGAAGACCCTCCGCGCCCGACTCGCCGCCCTCGACGTGGGCGGCCGGCACCGCAGGGTTCGCAGGGGCGGAAAGCGACGGGCCCCGAGCGAAGCGCTCGCCACGCTCAGGGCCCGCGACTTCCGCCGTTATCTGATCGGGCAGCTCGTCTCCAACACCGGCACCTGGATGCAACGCGCCGCCCAGGACCTGCTGGTCCTCCACCTCACCGGCAACAGCGGCAGCGCCGTCGGCGTCCTCACCGCCCTGCAGTTCCTGCCGCAGACACTCTTCGGTCTCTCCGGAGGCGTCTTCGCCGACCGCTTCACCAAACGCCGCCTGCTGATCGTCACGCAGTCCGCCATGGGAGTGCAGTCGCTGGTTCTCGGCGTCCTGACGGTGACCGGCGCGGTGAGCCTGTGGGCCGTGTACGTGCTGGCCTTCCTGCTGGGCACGGCCACGGCGCTGGACAACCCGGCCCGCAATGCCTTCGTGTCCGAACTCGTCGGCAGCCAGCGCCTGGCCAACGCCGTCAGCTTGAACTCCGCCCAGTTCAATGTCGCCCGCGCGATCGGTCCGGCCGCGGCCGGCCTGGCGGTCGCCGCCGCGGATACCGGACCGGTCTTCCTGATCAACGCGGCGTCGTACCTCGCCGTCCTCTACGGACTGATCGTGATCCGTGAGGACGAACTCCACGCGCCCAAGGAGAAGAACCGCGGAAACATCCGCTTGTCGGACGCGTTCCGAGTCATCCGTGGCACCCCCGAGCTGCTGCTGCCGATCACAGTCATCGCTTTCGTCGGCACCTTCGGTTTCAACTTCCAGGTCACCATCTCCCTGATCGCCATAACCGTCTTCAACTCAGGCTCCGCCGCCTACGGTTACCTGTCCGCCGCGTACGCCGTCGGCAGCCTCATCGGCGCGCTCAGGGGAGCCGGAAGACGAAGGCCTCCCACCGCCCGTCGCCTGGTCACCGCCACCGTTGTCTTCGGAACCCTGGAGGCCCTGGCCGGCCTCATGCCCGGCTACGGCACCTTTCTGCTCATACTCCTGCCCACCGGGCTCGCCTCCGTGACCGTGATGACCACCGCCAACGCCATGACCCAGCTGAACGCCGACCCGAGCATGCGCGGCCGCATCCTCTCCGTCTACCTCCTCGTCCTGCTCGGCGGCACCCCGGTCGGCGCCCCCTTGGTCGGCCTGGTCTCCGACTCCCTCGGCGCCCGTTTCAGTCTCATCCTCGGCGGCGCGATCTCCGCAGTGGCCGCCGTCGGCCTCTCGGCCGTGATCACCACACGCTCCCGCACCACCCAAGAGAGCACCCCGCTCACCGCGGTCGCATCACCGCCGCCGATAGGCATCGACGGCCGCTTCCACCCCGAATCCGCCGCACAGTGCGTCGCCTCTCGAACCCGGCGATCAGCGTGA
- a CDS encoding type III PLP-dependent enzyme produces MRQQLLQHVTELDAEDLPAYVYDLHDLREHAAAIHAALPEGVQLFYAAKANSDPRLLEVLRDHVDGFEVASGGELHHIQATCPGAPIAFGGPGKTPAELEQALQAGVDRLHIESEQELHLLTGMPGERTVAVLLRVNLPIALGPVALAMGGRPSPFGLDPAHLDRCLALIADDPRIRLRGIHVHLASGLDATAQLDLAGRVLTWASEWADQKGVELSEVNLGGGMGVDYGCPDRRFDWAAFGAGLHRLLEGHPQLTLRIEPGRSVTVYCGWYVTEVLDIKRSAGRAFAVLRGGTHHLRTPAAKQHDQPFAIIPVDTWDRPWKRPRAQDEPVTLVGQLCTPKDVLARGVQAERLRVGDKIAFGLAGAYAWNISHHAFLMHPAPRFHHLDHAPVPAGPQS; encoded by the coding sequence GTGAGGCAGCAACTCCTCCAGCACGTCACCGAACTGGACGCGGAAGACCTCCCCGCCTACGTCTACGACCTCCACGACCTGCGTGAGCACGCAGCAGCCATCCACGCCGCCCTCCCCGAGGGCGTCCAGCTCTTCTACGCCGCCAAGGCCAACTCCGACCCCCGGCTCCTGGAGGTCCTGCGCGACCACGTCGACGGCTTCGAGGTCGCCTCCGGCGGCGAACTGCACCACATCCAGGCCACCTGCCCCGGCGCGCCGATCGCCTTCGGCGGTCCCGGCAAGACACCCGCCGAACTCGAACAGGCCCTCCAGGCCGGAGTGGACCGCCTGCACATCGAGAGCGAACAAGAACTCCACCTGCTCACCGGCATGCCCGGCGAGCGCACCGTGGCCGTCCTGCTCCGGGTCAACCTCCCGATCGCCCTCGGCCCGGTGGCTCTCGCCATGGGCGGCCGGCCCAGCCCCTTCGGCCTGGACCCCGCCCACCTCGACCGCTGCCTCGCCCTCATCGCCGACGACCCCCGCATCCGCCTGCGCGGCATCCACGTCCACCTTGCCAGCGGCCTCGATGCCACCGCTCAACTCGACCTCGCCGGACGGGTCCTGACCTGGGCGAGTGAATGGGCGGACCAGAAGGGCGTGGAGCTGAGCGAGGTGAATCTGGGCGGTGGCATGGGGGTCGACTACGGATGCCCCGACCGGCGCTTCGACTGGGCGGCCTTCGGCGCCGGCCTGCACCGCCTGCTGGAGGGACACCCGCAGCTGACGCTGCGCATCGAACCGGGCCGCTCGGTGACCGTGTACTGCGGCTGGTACGTCACCGAGGTCCTCGACATCAAGCGCAGCGCCGGCCGCGCCTTCGCCGTCCTGCGCGGCGGTACGCATCACCTGCGCACGCCGGCCGCCAAACAGCACGATCAGCCGTTCGCCATCATCCCCGTCGACACCTGGGACCGGCCCTGGAAGCGCCCCCGAGCGCAGGACGAACCCGTCACTCTGGTCGGCCAGTTGTGCACGCCCAAGGACGTCCTCGCGCGTGGCGTGCAGGCAGAACGGCTGCGCGTCGGCGACAAGATCGCCTTCGGCCTGGCCGGGGCCTACGCCTGGAACATCTCCCACCACGCGTTCCTGATGCACCCCGCACCGCGGTTCCACCACCTCGACCACGCCCCCGTCCCCGCCGGACCCCAGTCGTAG